In the genome of Cupriavidus malaysiensis, one region contains:
- a CDS encoding Bug family tripartite tricarboxylate transporter substrate binding protein, producing the protein MIRSAAASRFPGMARSASHASPETCRRRGWPLAVAAVLSVACGTFSSALQAENAYPSRPVRIVWPFSAGGDVDGVLRAMAQVLQQSTGQAYVVENKTGAAGVLAMQATLSAPADGYTLLAAPVGVMAVAPQVRKSPIDPLTAFAPVCRFAETSGYVFVGNHVKARTFKELIDYAKANPGKLSYGSGGIGTQLHLTGTMVERTYGIKLLHVPYKGASDSVADILAGRLDIMFDPTLIPYAKSGKVRPLAYLSPKAPEDFPNVPNRDQAGLPAMPGAWFGLFVPKDTPQPVIDKAAQECEKVLQSKDLLERMKTFAMWPSYAGPKAFGELYQRDYKTFGEIIRSAGISLE; encoded by the coding sequence ATGATCCGCAGCGCCGCCGCAAGCCGGTTCCCCGGCATGGCCCGTTCCGCCAGCCATGCCTCCCCCGAAACCTGCAGGCGCCGTGGCTGGCCGCTGGCGGTCGCTGCGGTGCTGTCCGTGGCCTGCGGGACGTTCTCGTCGGCCCTGCAGGCCGAGAACGCCTATCCGTCCAGGCCCGTGCGCATCGTCTGGCCCTTCTCGGCCGGCGGCGACGTCGATGGCGTGCTGCGCGCGATGGCCCAGGTCCTGCAGCAGTCGACCGGACAGGCTTACGTGGTAGAGAACAAGACCGGCGCCGCCGGCGTGCTGGCGATGCAGGCCACGCTGTCGGCGCCGGCGGATGGCTACACGCTGCTGGCCGCGCCGGTCGGGGTCATGGCGGTCGCGCCGCAGGTACGCAAGTCGCCGATCGATCCCTTGACGGCGTTCGCGCCGGTCTGCCGTTTCGCCGAGACCTCCGGCTATGTCTTCGTCGGCAACCATGTCAAGGCCAGGACCTTCAAGGAGCTGATCGACTATGCGAAGGCCAATCCCGGCAAGCTGAGCTATGGCAGCGGCGGCATCGGCACGCAGCTCCACCTGACCGGCACGATGGTCGAGCGCACCTACGGCATCAAGCTGCTGCACGTGCCCTACAAGGGCGCCTCCGACAGCGTGGCGGACATCCTCGCGGGCCGCCTCGATATCATGTTCGACCCGACGCTGATCCCCTATGCCAAGAGCGGCAAGGTCCGCCCGCTCGCCTACCTGTCGCCCAAGGCGCCGGAAGACTTCCCCAACGTGCCGAACCGCGACCAGGCCGGCCTGCCCGCCATGCCCGGAGCCTGGTTCGGGCTGTTCGTGCCGAAGGACACGCCGCAGCCGGTCATCGACAAGGCGGCGCAGGAATGCGAGAAGGTACTGCAGAGCAAGGACCTGCTGGAGCGCATGAAGACCTTCGCGATGTGGCCGTCCTACGCCGGCCCCAAGGCGTTCGGCGAGCTTTACCAGCGGGACTACAAGACCTTCGGCGAGATCATCCGCAGCGCCGGCATCAGCCTCGAGTGA
- a CDS encoding GNAT family N-acetyltransferase, giving the protein MTQADCPAPSYRFVYTTPDDPLAEPLLAGLSEEYASRYRELAAQRTEPHEMEKYAPALFSPAAGGNFLLLLDQGQAIAGGAFKRHADADTAEIKRVWTHPQRRRQGLAARVMHELERQAARQGYRHLYLTTGSRQPEAIQLYLNLGYTALEDLAAVTTVRIGLPFVKRLPAADAAHAGAAAAQAWIGERA; this is encoded by the coding sequence ATGACCCAGGCAGATTGCCCAGCCCCCTCCTATCGCTTCGTCTACACGACGCCGGACGACCCGCTCGCCGAACCGCTGCTGGCCGGGCTGAGCGAGGAATACGCGAGCCGCTACCGGGAGCTGGCGGCGCAGCGCACCGAACCGCACGAGATGGAAAAGTACGCGCCGGCATTGTTTTCCCCCGCTGCGGGCGGCAACTTCCTGCTGCTGCTCGACCAGGGCCAGGCGATCGCCGGTGGCGCCTTCAAGCGCCATGCGGATGCGGACACCGCGGAGATCAAGCGGGTATGGACCCACCCGCAACGCCGGCGCCAGGGGCTGGCCGCGCGCGTGATGCACGAGCTGGAACGGCAGGCCGCGCGGCAAGGCTACCGCCACCTCTACCTGACCACCGGCTCACGGCAGCCCGAGGCCATCCAGCTCTACCTGAATCTCGGCTATACGGCCCTGGAAGACCTGGCGGCCGTCACCACGGTCCGCATCGGCCTGCCCTTCGTCAAGCGCCTCCCCGCTGCGGATGCGGCGCACGCCGGTGCGGCCGCGGCTCAGGCCTGGATCGGCGAGCGCGCATAG
- a CDS encoding LysR family transcriptional regulator, with protein sequence MKFSLSQLRAFVSVAETRSFSTSATRLHVTQPTLSATIRTLEGLVEAKLFDRDTRNVAMTPVGEEFLAIAKRVLDEVERAQHDLKQFLVGGRGRVRFGALPVLFGSEVLQQAIAEFRQACPNIELEIHDLRTECSVDLLKSHRLDLALITQVAADAELEPVAIGTQTIAVLLPAAHPMAAAAAIRCADLVREPIVALNAKGPMSVYFDQLLYQADLRLQRTYRVGQLVTAAGLVRAGLGLGIMSGLSAQLMAGEDLVCRPLVDPQVARPISLVSLAGRELSPAAQRFRQILLDGYARSPIQA encoded by the coding sequence ATGAAATTCAGCCTGTCCCAACTGCGTGCCTTCGTGTCGGTGGCGGAAACCCGCAGCTTCAGTACCTCGGCGACGCGGCTGCATGTGACGCAGCCCACCTTGAGCGCCACCATCCGCACGCTGGAAGGGCTGGTCGAGGCCAAGCTGTTCGACCGCGATACGCGCAACGTGGCCATGACGCCGGTCGGCGAGGAGTTCCTCGCCATCGCCAAGCGGGTGCTGGACGAGGTCGAGCGCGCGCAGCACGACCTGAAGCAATTCCTGGTCGGGGGGCGTGGACGGGTGCGCTTCGGGGCGTTGCCGGTGCTGTTCGGCTCCGAGGTCCTGCAGCAGGCGATCGCGGAGTTCCGCCAGGCCTGCCCGAACATCGAACTGGAAATCCATGACCTGCGTACCGAGTGCTCGGTCGACCTGCTGAAGAGCCATCGCCTGGACCTGGCCCTGATCACGCAGGTGGCGGCCGACGCGGAGCTCGAGCCCGTCGCCATCGGCACCCAGACCATCGCCGTGCTGTTGCCGGCCGCGCATCCGATGGCGGCCGCGGCGGCGATCCGCTGTGCCGACCTGGTGCGCGAGCCGATCGTGGCCCTCAACGCCAAAGGCCCGATGAGCGTTTACTTCGACCAGCTCCTGTACCAGGCCGACCTGCGCCTGCAGCGCACCTACCGGGTGGGGCAACTGGTGACCGCCGCCGGGCTGGTCAGGGCCGGACTGGGGCTGGGCATCATGTCCGGCCTGTCCGCGCAACTGATGGCCGGCGAGGACCTGGTCTGCCGCCCGCTGGTCGATCCGCAGGTGGCCCGTCCGATCTCGCTGGTCAGCCTTGCCGGGCGCGAACTGTCGCCGGCCGCGCAGCGCTTCCGGCAGATCCTGCTCGACGGCTATGCGCGCTCGCCGATCCAGGCCTGA
- a CDS encoding acetate--CoA ligase family protein — protein sequence MSLDTIATILNPRAVAIVGASDELQKWGGSMLALLRKFHYGGQIYPVNPKSQEVQGLPAFASVRAIAAPVDVALVAVPNERVLDAIRDCAGAGVKAVLMVTSQFAEAGEQGRALQEQVVAIARAAGTRIIGPNCMGYFSSHASLCLLNSQALMRNASLPAGSIALVSQSGALAGTMLARAYDLGAGFSFCVSLGNQADLEVCDFLEYAIADAHTRVISLYVEGLKDPLRFLDLLRRARAAGKPVLLTKAGRTDSGQRAVQSHTASMAGAYRTFEACVRHAGAVIVDDPLELVVQAAAWASLPAPAKRGVAVFSGSGGGGAVASDLVDEAGLRAATLSGATVQALAALMPAASAHLPFDLGSVPAADRLRRPDWLKRVLATMMADDHVGAGLFVMTTQPDMVGAAETVIACQRDAGKPLLFVNAASSCGDAAVARLREAGLPHFASVKEATRFLVNRLADARAAGTDETPAAQPPFSRAEVDAACRQLRAGLVPEHQAKQLLCAAGIATTGGEVAASAGEAVELARRLGFPLAMKVVSPQISHKSDIGGVALDIADEAMVASRFADLRAAAGKVPGAVFEGCLLQRMARADAELLVGTHWDAQFGAMLTFGFGGTLVELQRDTALLPATVSRPAIARALSALRQYPLLNGYRGRPPARVDSIVELIHRMGQLAAHLGERLAECEANPVMVHGDTILVADARAVWKEEQ from the coding sequence ATGAGCCTGGATACGATCGCAACCATCCTCAACCCGCGCGCGGTGGCAATCGTCGGCGCCTCCGACGAATTGCAGAAATGGGGCGGTAGCATGCTCGCCCTGCTGCGGAAATTCCACTACGGCGGGCAGATCTACCCCGTCAATCCCAAAAGCCAGGAGGTCCAGGGCCTGCCGGCCTTCGCCAGCGTGCGCGCTATCGCCGCCCCGGTCGACGTGGCGCTGGTGGCGGTGCCCAACGAGCGCGTGCTCGACGCGATCCGGGACTGCGCCGGCGCCGGGGTCAAGGCCGTGCTGATGGTCACCTCGCAGTTCGCCGAGGCCGGCGAGCAGGGCCGTGCTCTGCAGGAGCAGGTGGTGGCGATCGCCCGCGCGGCCGGCACGCGCATCATCGGCCCCAACTGCATGGGCTACTTCAGCAGCCATGCCTCGCTCTGCCTGTTGAACTCGCAGGCGCTGATGCGCAATGCAAGCCTGCCCGCGGGCAGCATCGCGCTGGTCAGCCAGAGCGGCGCGCTGGCCGGCACCATGCTGGCGCGCGCCTACGACCTGGGCGCCGGCTTCAGCTTCTGCGTCTCGCTCGGCAACCAGGCCGACCTGGAGGTCTGCGATTTCCTCGAATACGCCATCGCGGATGCGCACACCCGCGTCATCTCCCTCTATGTCGAGGGGCTGAAGGATCCGCTGCGCTTCCTGGACCTGCTGCGCCGCGCGCGGGCCGCCGGCAAGCCGGTGCTGCTGACCAAGGCGGGGCGTACCGATTCCGGCCAGCGCGCGGTGCAATCGCATACCGCCAGCATGGCGGGTGCCTACCGCACCTTCGAGGCATGCGTGCGCCACGCCGGCGCGGTCATCGTCGACGATCCGCTCGAACTGGTGGTGCAGGCCGCGGCCTGGGCCAGCCTGCCCGCTCCCGCGAAGCGGGGCGTCGCGGTCTTCTCCGGCTCCGGCGGCGGCGGCGCGGTGGCATCCGACCTGGTCGACGAGGCCGGCCTGCGCGCCGCCACCTTGTCCGGCGCCACGGTGCAGGCGCTGGCCGCGCTGATGCCGGCGGCCTCCGCCCACCTGCCCTTCGACCTCGGCTCGGTTCCTGCCGCCGACCGCCTCCGGCGGCCCGACTGGCTGAAGCGGGTATTGGCCACGATGATGGCGGATGACCATGTCGGCGCGGGCCTGTTCGTCATGACCACGCAGCCCGACATGGTCGGCGCGGCCGAGACCGTGATTGCCTGCCAGCGCGATGCCGGCAAGCCGCTGCTGTTCGTCAACGCCGCCAGCAGTTGCGGCGATGCCGCCGTGGCCAGGCTGCGGGAGGCCGGCCTGCCCCACTTCGCTTCCGTCAAGGAGGCCACCCGCTTCCTCGTCAACCGCCTCGCGGATGCCCGCGCTGCCGGCACGGACGAAACGCCGGCGGCGCAGCCGCCGTTCTCCCGGGCCGAGGTCGACGCGGCCTGCCGCCAACTGCGCGCCGGGCTCGTGCCCGAGCACCAGGCCAAGCAGCTGCTGTGCGCGGCCGGCATCGCCACCACCGGCGGCGAGGTCGCCGCATCCGCCGGGGAGGCCGTCGAGCTGGCGCGCCGGCTCGGTTTCCCCCTGGCGATGAAGGTCGTATCGCCGCAGATCAGCCACAAGAGCGATATCGGCGGCGTGGCCCTCGACATCGCCGACGAGGCGATGGTAGCCAGCCGCTTCGCCGACCTGCGGGCGGCGGCGGGCAAGGTTCCCGGGGCGGTGTTCGAGGGCTGCCTGCTGCAGCGGATGGCGCGCGCCGACGCCGAGTTGCTGGTCGGCACCCACTGGGATGCCCAGTTCGGCGCGATGCTGACGTTCGGCTTCGGCGGCACGCTGGTCGAACTGCAGCGCGACACCGCCCTGCTGCCCGCCACGGTGTCGCGCCCGGCCATCGCGCGGGCGCTGTCGGCACTGCGCCAGTATCCGCTGCTGAACGGATACCGCGGGCGGCCGCCGGCTCGGGTGGACAGCATCGTCGAACTCATCCACCGGATGGGACAGCTTGCCGCCCACCTGGGCGAACGCCTGGCGGAATGCGAGGCCAATCCGGTCATGGTCCACGGCGACACGATCCTGGTAGCGGACGCACGCGCCGTCTGGAAGGAGGAACAATGA
- a CDS encoding enoyl-CoA hydratase/isomerase family protein, whose protein sequence is MSLVTYERCGHLALITLRRSERRNAINAEMTALLHEAWQRFASSDERVAVLSADGDHFCAGVDVQDASKEAWKGVPNVGVKLDKPLISAVSGWAVGAGFTLTMMSDLCVVDETAQFLFPEARLGLFGGITASLVARIPHKIAMEFLMLGDPLGARRAYEVGLVNQVTEAGRHRERALEIAERLAGYAPLVLQTIKRSAQETLPKSPAELAYPQMGHLTALAASEDYREGVKAFAEKRKPDFRGR, encoded by the coding sequence ATGAGCCTGGTCACTTACGAACGATGCGGGCATCTGGCCTTGATCACCCTGCGCCGCAGTGAGCGGCGCAATGCCATCAACGCCGAGATGACCGCCCTGCTGCACGAAGCCTGGCAGCGCTTCGCCAGCAGCGACGAGCGCGTTGCCGTGCTCAGCGCCGACGGCGACCATTTCTGCGCCGGGGTGGATGTGCAGGACGCCTCCAAGGAAGCCTGGAAAGGCGTGCCCAATGTCGGCGTCAAGCTCGACAAGCCCCTGATCAGCGCGGTATCCGGATGGGCGGTGGGCGCGGGCTTCACGCTGACCATGATGAGCGACCTGTGCGTGGTCGACGAGACGGCGCAGTTCCTGTTTCCCGAAGCCAGGCTGGGCCTGTTCGGCGGCATCACCGCCAGCCTGGTGGCGCGCATCCCGCACAAGATCGCCATGGAATTCCTGATGCTGGGCGACCCGCTGGGCGCGCGGCGCGCCTATGAGGTCGGCCTGGTCAACCAGGTGACGGAGGCGGGCCGGCACCGCGAGCGCGCGCTCGAGATCGCCGAGCGGCTGGCCGGCTATGCGCCGCTGGTGCTGCAGACGATCAAGCGCTCGGCGCAGGAGACCTTGCCGAAATCGCCCGCCGAACTGGCCTACCCGCAGATGGGCCATCTCACCGCGCTGGCCGCCAGCGAGGACTACCGGGAAGGCGTCAAGGCCTTCGCGGAAAAGCGCAAGCCTGACTTCCGCGGGCGCTAG
- a CDS encoding LysR family transcriptional regulator, with protein MTIHWKLHQLECLVAVVDHGGVRKAALSLGRSAAAVSKSMRELEQQVGTALTERHAQALVPTEAGATLLAHARLVLGQLQRAGEEMLQRGSKTGGEVRMAVTPWLLQSVLPATIREYRALRPDVQLYIAEHLGDEYPDVRSGALHFALGPPPDASQAGVLETRRLFRYTYAVVGRLGHPAAGVRRLADLKDYDWLVSRPVEHLSPVLREFFATVRRGKVQRLHVVRSVQAALAIVRDTDMLTFVPWPLVETTEMRDRVTTLHLDGETLGESATCLVTRSFEPMPGAVIAFLDCLFRTTREHARSTDTGMRRIFSMVDVC; from the coding sequence ATGACGATCCACTGGAAACTGCATCAACTCGAGTGCCTGGTGGCCGTGGTGGACCACGGCGGCGTGCGCAAGGCGGCCCTGTCGCTGGGCCGCTCGGCGGCGGCGGTCAGCAAGTCCATGCGGGAACTCGAACAGCAGGTGGGCACGGCACTGACCGAGCGCCACGCGCAGGCCCTGGTGCCGACCGAAGCGGGCGCCACGCTGCTGGCGCATGCGCGGCTGGTGCTGGGGCAGTTGCAGCGCGCCGGCGAGGAGATGCTCCAGCGGGGCAGCAAGACCGGCGGTGAGGTGCGCATGGCTGTCACCCCCTGGTTGCTGCAGAGTGTGCTGCCGGCCACGATCCGCGAGTACCGCGCCTTGCGCCCGGACGTGCAGTTGTACATCGCCGAGCACCTGGGCGACGAATACCCGGACGTGCGCAGCGGCGCCCTCCATTTCGCCCTCGGGCCGCCGCCGGACGCCTCGCAGGCGGGCGTGCTGGAGACGCGCCGGCTGTTCCGCTACACCTACGCGGTGGTCGGGCGCCTCGGGCACCCGGCCGCCGGCGTGCGCCGGCTGGCCGACCTGAAGGACTACGACTGGCTGGTCAGCCGCCCGGTCGAACACCTGTCGCCGGTATTGCGCGAGTTTTTCGCGACGGTTCGCCGCGGCAAGGTGCAGCGCCTGCACGTCGTCCGTTCGGTGCAGGCCGCGCTGGCCATCGTGCGCGACACCGATATGCTGACCTTCGTGCCGTGGCCGCTCGTCGAGACGACGGAGATGCGCGATCGTGTGACGACATTGCACCTGGACGGCGAGACTCTTGGCGAGAGCGCGACCTGCCTGGTGACGCGCAGCTTCGAACCGATGCCCGGCGCCGTCATTGCCTTCCTCGACTGCCTGTTCCGCACCACGCGCGAGCACGCCCGTTCCACCGACACGGGCATGCGGCGCATCTTCAGCATGGTGGACGTCTGCTGA
- a CDS encoding M20 aminoacylase family protein gives MPTTAPDIPQAIRDSEAEMRALRHRIHAHPELAYEEFATSDLVAECLSGWGYTVTRGLGGTGLVGTLRAGSGTRALGLRADMDALPIHEASGKPYASTIAGKMHACGHDGHTATLLAAAKHLAATRRFDGTVHLIFQPAEEGLAGARKMIEDGLFERFPCDAVFAFHNMPGFPVGKLGFRAGPAMASSDTVVLTVHGRGGHGSMPHGTIDPVVVAAHIVVALQTIVSRNVDPRRMAVVTVGAIHGGDAPNVIPDSVELRLSVRAHQPEVRLQLRERIEALVQAQAAVFGARVDIDYRWRYPALVNDEAMTRFAREVAREWLGADGLVEDFEPLTGSEDFSFMLEQCPGSYFIIGNGDGELGCSVHNPHYDFNDAILPIGAAYWTRLVERFLPVNGQAREEGAA, from the coding sequence ATGCCGACCACCGCACCCGATATTCCGCAAGCGATCCGCGACAGCGAAGCCGAGATGCGCGCGCTGCGCCACCGCATCCACGCCCATCCCGAACTGGCCTACGAAGAATTCGCCACCAGCGACCTGGTGGCCGAATGCCTCAGCGGCTGGGGCTACACGGTGACGCGCGGCCTCGGCGGCACGGGCCTGGTGGGCACGCTGCGCGCCGGCAGCGGCACGCGCGCACTCGGGCTGCGTGCCGACATGGATGCGCTGCCGATCCACGAGGCGTCCGGCAAACCCTATGCCAGCACCATCGCCGGCAAGATGCACGCCTGCGGACACGACGGCCACACCGCCACCCTGCTGGCAGCCGCCAAGCACCTGGCCGCGACGCGCCGCTTCGACGGTACCGTGCACCTGATTTTCCAGCCGGCCGAGGAAGGCCTGGCCGGCGCGCGCAAGATGATCGAGGACGGCCTGTTCGAGCGCTTCCCCTGCGACGCAGTGTTCGCCTTCCACAATATGCCGGGCTTCCCGGTCGGCAAGCTGGGCTTCCGCGCCGGCCCGGCCATGGCGTCGTCCGATACCGTCGTGCTGACCGTGCATGGCCGCGGCGGGCATGGCTCGATGCCGCACGGCACCATCGACCCGGTGGTGGTTGCCGCCCATATCGTGGTCGCGCTGCAGACCATCGTCTCCCGCAACGTCGACCCGCGCCGCATGGCCGTGGTCACCGTCGGCGCCATCCACGGCGGCGATGCGCCCAACGTGATCCCGGACTCGGTCGAGCTGCGCCTGTCGGTGCGCGCGCACCAGCCGGAAGTCCGCCTGCAGCTGCGCGAGCGCATCGAGGCGCTGGTGCAGGCGCAGGCCGCCGTGTTCGGCGCCCGCGTCGACATCGACTACCGCTGGCGCTACCCTGCCCTCGTCAACGACGAGGCCATGACACGCTTCGCGCGCGAGGTCGCGCGGGAATGGCTCGGCGCGGACGGGCTGGTCGAGGACTTCGAGCCCCTGACCGGCAGCGAGGACTTTTCCTTCATGCTCGAACAGTGCCCGGGCAGCTATTTCATCATCGGTAACGGCGACGGCGAGCTCGGCTGCAGCGTCCACAATCCCCATTACGACTTCAACGATGCCATCCTGCCGATCGGCGCCGCTTACTGGACCCGCCTCGTCGAGCGTTTCCTGCCGGTGAACGGCCAGGCCCGCGAGGAGGGCGCCGCATGA
- a CDS encoding MFS transporter: MSAEHAPAVPPRAAAAAGGQASLPRKIAAITIGNGLEFFDFAIYTYFATILGKQFFPASSPMTQLLLSLATFGIGFVVRPLGGIVIGSYADRAGRKAAMSLTLWLMAAGSAVFVVVPTYAQAGPLAPCLLVLGRLIQGFAVGGEVGASTSMLLEYAGPRNRGFFASWQLFSQALSTLLGSLVGLGLSAALSPAQLEAWGWRIPFLIGLALIPLGTYVRRHLDETHARADVRGGKAAGTPVMAVLRDHRRKVVLGVLMTAGATSSNYIALHYLTNYAVGVLKLPFSTGLWASLLAGALQMVLAAAAGMASDTWGRKRVANVARVLLLVAILPAFGWLSAAPGIGRLLAVAAILVVPTVFISVSTVTMITEVFPRAVRATGLSIVYGIGVSIFGGFAQFLSTWLIELTGSRLAPAWYVMALGVLALWAVTRSEEQAGRALD; this comes from the coding sequence ATGAGTGCCGAGCACGCCCCTGCGGTGCCGCCGCGGGCCGCCGCCGCGGCCGGCGGCCAGGCCAGCCTGCCCAGGAAGATCGCCGCCATCACCATCGGCAACGGCCTCGAATTCTTCGACTTCGCCATCTACACCTACTTCGCCACGATCCTCGGCAAGCAGTTCTTTCCGGCCAGCTCGCCGATGACCCAGCTGCTGCTGTCGCTGGCCACCTTCGGCATCGGCTTCGTGGTGCGCCCGCTCGGCGGCATCGTGATCGGCAGCTACGCCGACCGCGCCGGCCGCAAGGCAGCCATGAGCCTGACGCTCTGGCTGATGGCCGCCGGCTCGGCGGTCTTCGTGGTGGTGCCGACCTATGCGCAGGCGGGGCCGCTGGCGCCTTGCCTGCTGGTGCTCGGCCGCTTGATCCAGGGCTTCGCCGTCGGCGGCGAGGTCGGGGCCTCCACCTCGATGCTGCTGGAGTATGCCGGCCCGCGCAACCGCGGCTTCTTCGCCAGCTGGCAGTTGTTCAGCCAGGCGCTCAGCACCCTGCTCGGCTCGCTGGTCGGGCTGGGCCTGAGCGCAGCCCTGAGCCCGGCGCAACTGGAGGCCTGGGGCTGGCGCATCCCCTTCCTGATCGGCCTGGCGCTGATCCCGCTCGGCACCTACGTGCGGCGCCATCTCGACGAGACCCATGCCCGGGCCGACGTGCGCGGCGGCAAGGCCGCCGGCACCCCCGTCATGGCCGTGCTGCGCGACCACCGCCGCAAGGTCGTGCTGGGCGTGCTGATGACCGCGGGCGCGACCTCCTCCAACTACATCGCGCTGCACTACCTGACCAACTACGCGGTCGGCGTGCTCAAGCTGCCATTCTCGACCGGACTGTGGGCCTCCCTGCTGGCCGGCGCCCTGCAGATGGTGCTGGCGGCCGCCGCCGGCATGGCGAGCGACACCTGGGGCCGCAAGCGCGTCGCCAACGTCGCCCGCGTGCTGCTGCTGGTGGCCATCCTGCCCGCCTTCGGCTGGCTGTCGGCGGCACCGGGCATCGGCCGCCTGCTGGCCGTGGCCGCGATCCTGGTGGTACCGACGGTGTTCATCTCCGTCAGTACGGTGACGATGATCACGGAGGTCTTTCCGCGCGCCGTGCGCGCCACCGGGCTGTCGATCGTCTACGGCATCGGCGTGTCGATCTTCGGCGGCTTCGCGCAGTTCCTCTCGACCTGGCTGATCGAGCTCACCGGCTCGCGGCTGGCGCCGGCGTGGTACGTGATGGCCCTGGGCGTGCTCGCCTTGTGGGCGGTCACGCGCTCCGAGGAGCAGGCGGGACGCGCGCTCGACTAG
- a CDS encoding zinc-finger-containing protein, whose protein sequence is MRVGRPIPAPPQPVCDFCGAKAVLMQPGESAYPYRDDHGPLWVCTPCEAWIGTYPRSKRHVPLGRLANAELRQAKSELHQALEPLVAAKMRRDGCRAFEARAKGIRWLAAQLGLADTSGSIHAFDAAQCRQAIGLIGAFLAQRRGAAGEPGDES, encoded by the coding sequence ATGCGTGTCGGCCGCCCGATTCCTGCGCCACCGCAGCCCGTCTGCGATTTCTGCGGCGCCAAAGCCGTGCTCATGCAGCCCGGCGAATCCGCCTACCCCTACCGTGACGACCACGGCCCACTGTGGGTGTGCACCCCCTGCGAAGCCTGGATCGGCACCTATCCACGCAGCAAGCGCCACGTCCCGCTCGGCCGCCTGGCCAATGCCGAACTGCGCCAGGCCAAGTCCGAGCTGCACCAGGCGCTGGAGCCGCTGGTGGCGGCCAAGATGCGGCGCGACGGCTGCCGCGCCTTCGAGGCGCGCGCCAAGGGCATCCGCTGGCTGGCCGCCCAGCTCGGCCTGGCGGACACTTCCGGCAGCATCCACGCCTTCGACGCCGCCCAGTGCCGCCAGGCGATCGGCTTGATCGGGGCCTTTCTCGCCCAGCGCCGCGGCGCTGCCGGGGAGCCCGGCGACGAAAGCTGA
- a CDS encoding IclR family transcriptional regulator: MRTAPPTPTPTPESDAAGERADTPTLRAFSLLEFLVAADRPLTLAEIMQGFDAPKASLHRMLGALEAGGLVIREPGARNAYAVGPRLARLGVAIVTHSGTRQLRHAILARLVADIGETVNLTMLNETEVLYLDRMEAPWPLRLDLKPGSRVPLHCSASGKLLLSLLPREQRAALVRQLRLERFTPNTITDVELLEAELDRSAHKQMGVDNEEFVAGISCVAVPVHDTAGHVVAALAVHAPTARSPLSRSLQFVPRLQDAARELAGTF; encoded by the coding sequence CTGCGCACCGCACCGCCCACGCCCACGCCCACGCCCGAAAGCGACGCCGCCGGCGAGCGCGCCGACACGCCGACGCTGCGCGCCTTCTCCCTGCTCGAATTCCTGGTCGCCGCCGACCGGCCGCTGACGCTGGCCGAGATCATGCAGGGCTTCGACGCGCCCAAGGCCTCGCTGCACCGCATGCTGGGCGCGCTGGAGGCTGGCGGCCTGGTGATCCGCGAGCCCGGCGCGCGCAATGCCTACGCGGTCGGCCCGCGCCTGGCGCGCCTGGGCGTCGCCATCGTCACGCACTCCGGCACGCGGCAGTTGCGCCACGCCATCCTGGCCCGCCTGGTGGCGGACATCGGCGAGACCGTCAACCTGACCATGCTCAACGAGACCGAGGTGCTCTACCTGGACCGCATGGAGGCGCCGTGGCCGCTGCGCCTGGACCTCAAGCCCGGCTCGCGCGTGCCGCTGCACTGCTCGGCCAGCGGCAAGCTGCTGCTGTCGCTGCTGCCGCGCGAGCAGCGCGCCGCGCTGGTGCGCCAGCTGCGGCTGGAGCGCTTCACGCCCAACACCATCACCGACGTCGAGCTGCTGGAGGCCGAACTGGACCGCTCGGCGCACAAGCAGATGGGCGTCGACAACGAAGAGTTCGTGGCCGGCATCTCCTGCGTCGCCGTGCCGGTGCACGACACCGCCGGCCATGTGGTGGCGGCCCTGGCCGTGCATGCCCCCACCGCCCGCTCGCCGCTGTCGCGCTCGCTGCAGTTCGTGCCGCGGCTGCAGGATGCGGCGCGGGAACTGGCCGGTACCTTCTGA